CCGCTTTGGGCTGCGGCCGCGCCTGGATCGAGCTCGAATGCGCTCGCGATCCCGATGAAATCATCCGCGCCATCCGCGCGGGTAAAGCCGTGCCGCGATTCGTCTGAACCGCGGCCGATCCACATTCTAGCGGGGAGAACTCCATGGAATTTTCGTTTACGCCGGAACAACTTGCGTTTCGCGAACAGGTGCTGAAGTTCGCCACGAAGGAACTGGCGCCGTTGGCCGAGGAAACGGACCTGAACGCCGAATGGAGCTGGGATGCCTGGCGCCGGATGGGCGAGTTCGGCATGCTCGGCCTGCATTTTCCCGAGGAATTCGGCGGCAGCAACGCCGACGTCGTCACCGCCTGCCTGGCGGGCGAGGCGCTGGCCGAGGGCGGCGCGGACGGCGGCCTCTGCCTCGCCTACGGCGCGCATTCGTTTTTGTGCGGCGACACCATTTTGCGTTACGGCACGCCGGAACAAAAACAGAAATTCCTGCCCGGCCTCGCCTCCGGCAAACTGGTCGGGGCGATGGCGTTGACCGAACCCGACGCCGGCTCCGACGCCGCATCCATTCGCACCCGGGCCGAGCGTCAGGGCGACCTCTGGAAGCTCAACGGTACGAAGATGTTCATCACCAACGGCCCGATCGCCGACGTGATCGTGGTTTTCGCGGTCACCAACAAGGATGCCGGGCCGATGGGCATCAGCGCCTTCATCGTCGAGAAAGGGACGCCCGGGTTCTCGGTCGGTAAGGTTCTGCACAAGATGGGCGTGCGCACCAGCCAGACCTCCGAACTGATTTTCGAGAACGCCCAAGTGCCGGCCGCGAATCTGCTCGGCCAGGAAGGCATGGGCTTTCTGATCGCGCTGGGCACGGTGGAATGGGACCGCTCGGCGCTGCTGGCCCCGGCGGTCGGGGCGGCGCTGCGCAGCCTGAAGGCGGCGACGAAATACGCCGACGAGCGCAAGCAATTCGGCAAGCGCATCGCCGAATTTCAAGCCGTGCAGCACAAACTGGCCGATCTGCGGATTTACTGCGAGGCCGCCCGTTTCCTGGTCTATCGCGTCGCCTGGAAGAAGGACCAGGGCGAACCGCTCAACCACCTCGATGCCTCGGTCGCGAAGCTGTACGTCGGTGAAACCGGCATGCTGGCCGCCAACGACGCGGTGCAGATCTTCGGCGGCTACGGCCTGATGCACGAGTATCCGGTCGAACGCTTTTTCCGCGACAGCAAACTCGGCGCGATCGGCGGCGGCACCAGCGAAATCCAACGCATGATCATCGCCCGCAGTCTCCCGGGAGGTAAATAATGAACTTCGACTACACCCCCGCCATGAATGCCGACCTGAAGGCCTTCGCCAAATTTTGCCGCGAGCAGATCGCCCCGCACGCAATGGAACTCGACCAGATGCCGGCCGAACGCGCCCAGGCCTTGTTGCGCGAAAACCTTCAAAAATTGGCTGCCGGCGGCTTTTTAGGTCGGCAATATCCCACCGCGTTCGGGGGCCAGGGCCAGCCGTCGGTGGAGACGGTCGCGCTGCAAGAGGAACTGGCACAGGCTTGCCCCGCGACGTTCTTGTCCGCCAGCGTTTCCGTCGATATCTGCGGCGCGGCGTTGCTGGCCTACGGTTCCGGGGCGCAAAAAGACCGCTACCTGACTGCCTTGGCCCAGGCGCAAAAAATCGGCTGCTTCGCACTGACCGAACCCGAAGGCGGCACCGATCTGCACGCCGTGCAAACCCGCGCCGAACCGACCGCCGACGGCTGGGTGATCAACGGCACGAAGTCGTTCATCACCAACGCGCCCATCGCCGATTTCGCGATTCTATTGGCCAAGATCGTCCGCGACGGCAAGGAGGACGGCACCGGCCTGTTTGTCGTCGACCGCGACACGCCCGGATTTTCGCGCGGCGAACCGTTGAAAAAAATGGGGTATCGCGGTTCGCCCACCGGCGAATTGCGGTTCGCGGATTGCCGGGTTCCGGCCGACGCGCTGCTCGGCGAAGCCGGCAAAGGCCACGACCAGGCGATGAAGGTGCTGGTCGGCAGCCGGATCGGTTTCGCCGCCGGCGCGATCGGTCTCGCCCGCACCTGCTTCGACGAAGCAACGAAATACGCGCATCGCCGCAAGGCCTTCGGGCACAAGATCATCAGTTTTCAGGAGGTCGGCTTCAAGCTTGCCGACATGAAAATGCTGATCGACACCGCCACGCTGCTCGTGCGCCGCGCGGCCTGGCTGCTGGACAACCGCGATCCGGAGGCCGATCCGGTCGGCCGCTGCGCCAAGGTCTTCGCGACGGAAGCCGCGACGAAAATCAGTTCGTGGGCGGTGCAGGTCCATGGCGGCAACGGCTATTTGAGCGAATTTCCGGTCGAGCGCCTGTATCGCGACGCCCGGCTCGGCGAGATCGGCGAAGGCACCAACGAGATTCAACGAGTAATGATCGCCAAGGACTGCCTGTCCCGTTGGACTTAGAAACCCTGGAAGTCGGCCATCCCGAGGCAAGGAGGGAACATGGCTGAACCGCGAAATCTCGTTGAACTGTTCCTGGAGGTCGTCCGGCGGCGCGGCGACGCCGTCGCCCTGCGCTACAAGCGGGACGGCCGCTGGCTCGGCATCACCTGGAACGAGTGGGCCGCCGAGGTCAAACGCCTGGCCTGGGCATTCGTGAAAATGGGGCTGCCGCCGCGCGGCGTGGTCACCATCGCGGCGAAAAACCGCCACGAATGGGTCACCGTCGATCTGGCCGTGCAAATGGCCGGCGGCATCCTCGTGCCGATATACCCGACGCTGCTGGCCGCCGAGGCGCAGTACATCACCAACAATTGCCAAGCGCGCATCGCCGTCGTTGAAGACGCGAAACAGTTGGCCAAGGTGGCGGTCGGCGCGGACACTCTGCCGCACCTGCAACAAATCATTTTAATCGACGGCGCGGCGGACGATCCCCGCGTCCTTTCCTACAAAGCCTTCCGCCGTCTGGGCGACGATCTCGACGAAACGGACCTGGCCGCGCGCTATCGGGACATCGGTCCGGGCGACATTGTCACCATGGTTTATACGTCGGGCACCACCGGCCTGCCCAAGGGGGCGATGCTGACGCACGACAACTTCCTGTTCATCAGCGACGCCGTGCTTCATTTCTTCGAGATCGCTCCCGGCGACGTGGTGTTGAGCTTCCTGCCGCTCAGCCATATTTACGCGCGGGCCGGCGAATTCTATCCGTCCCTGCGCGCCGGCATCGAAATCTGTTTCGCCGAAAGCATCGACAAACTCTCCGAGAACCTCGTGGAGGTTCGACCGACGATCCTGTGCACCGTCCCGCGCGTGCTGGAAAAGGTTTACGCCGCGATCATCGCGAAAACCGCCGTCGCGCCGGCGATCACCCGAAAGCTGTTCACTTGGGCGCTGGCCGTCGGCCGCGAATCCGCCCCGTATCGCGAAAAGAACCAGCCGTTGCCGGCCTGGCTGTCGCTCCAGCATCGCCTGGCCAAAGCGCTGGTTTACGACAAAATCGCCGCCCGCTTCGGCGGGCGCGTCCGGCTGCTGGCGGTCGCCGGCGCGCCGATGAGCCGCGAAATCGCGGAATATTTTTATGCCCTGGACGTGCTGACGCTCGAAGCCTACGGCATGACCGAGTGCTCGGACCCCGCGACGCTCAACACCCTGCGCCGGCACCGCTTCGGCACCGTCGGCCTGCCCTTGCCCGGCGTCGAGATCAAAATCGCGCCCGACGGCGAAATCCTGATGCGCAGCCGGGCGGTGTTCGCCGGCTACTTCAACCTGCCAGAGGCCACCGCCGAGACCCTGGTCGACGGCTGGCTGCACACGGGCGACATCGGCGAATTCGATCCGGACGGTATGTTGCGGATCACCGACCGCAAGAAGGACCTGATCGTCACCTCGGGCGGAAAGAACATCGCCCCGCAAAAAATCGAAAGCATGCTGATCGCCGATCCGTTCATCGCCCAGGCCGTCGTGCTGGGCGACAAACTGAAATACCTCACCGCCCTGATCGTCCCGGCCATGGACGCCCTCGCGCCGGTCGTCCGGGAGCAAGGATTCGCCCTGCCCGAGCGCGCGGCGATCGCGACCTGCCAGCCGGCCGTCGACCTGATCCGCGGGCGGATCGCGGAAATCAACCAGCGGTTGGCAAAGTTCGAGACGGTGAAGGATTTTCGTTTGCTGGATCACGACCTGACGCTGGAGAGCGGCGAACTGACGCCGACGCTGAAGGTCAAGCGCAAGGTCGTGCAGCAGAAATTCGCGTCCCTGATTGCTGAAATGTACCCGGAAATCCCTTCCGATTGACAAAGGAGGTAAGGCGGATGACCAGACGAGCAGCGATTTGCGCCGTGGCCCAAACGGCCTTTGAGCGCGACAAATGGTATCAGCGACAACAGAACATGGGCTGGGAGGTGGTGGAGCCCCTGCTGAAAGCCACCGGCCTGGATTTCGCGGAAAACACCGGCATCAATCACATCGTCACTGTCTCCGACGATCTGTTCGACGGGCGCACAATCTCCGACGGCGCGATGACCGACACCGTCGGCGCGCACTATCGCTGTGAAGAGAAGGTGTCGCAGGACGGCGCGCAAGCCGTCTACTACGCCATGGCGATGGTTTTGTCCGGCCAGGCCGACGTGGTGATGATCGTCGCGCACTGCAAGGAAAGCCAGCCGGGCAGCCGCAACCTGGTCACCCACATGGCGTTCGATCCGTTCTTCACCCGGCCGGTCGGGCTCGATTACCTGACGGCGGCGGGCCTGCAGGCCGAAGCGTATGCCCGCAAAACCGGCCTGACCGAAGCGCGGCTGGCGGACCTCGTCGTCCGGGCGCGGCGCAACGCCGCCCGCAATCCATACATCAAGGACCTGCCCGCGGTCACGGCGGCGGAAGTGCTCGCTTCGCCCTACCTGGCGGCGCCGCTCCGCGAACTGATGACCTACCCGGTCAGCGACGGCGCCATCGGAATGATCGTCGCCTCGGAAGAACGGGCGCGCCAACTGACCGACAAACCGGTTTGGCTCACCGGCGTCGGCAGTTGCTACGACAGCTTTTTCCTCGGCGACCGCGATCTGACCGCGAATTTTTCGTTGAAAAAAGCGGCGGCGCGCGCCTACGGCATGGCCGGGCTGACCGATCCGGCGAAACAAGCCGATCTGTTCGAGGTCAGCGATCGCTACGCCTACGAATTGCCGCTCTGGGCCGAAGGGCTCGGTCTGTGCGGCGACGGTGAAGGCGATCGTTGGCTGGCGGCGAACGGTCCGGATGCCGCGAATCTGAACCTGACCGGCGGCACGCTGGCCGGCGTTCCGATGTTGCTCGGCGGCCTGGCGCGCGTGGCCGAGGCGGCGCGGCAGTTACGGCACGAAGCCGGCGCGGCCCAGGTCAAGAACGCCAAACGGGCGGTCGCCCAAGGAACGACGGGGCCGGCCGGACAGCACCACACCGTCGTGGTCCTCGAAAGCTAGGAGGGCAGCACCATGAAACGAAATCGCAATGTTGGTATTGTCGGCATTGGCCAATCCATGCATTCGAGTCACCGCGAAGAGGTCAACCAACCGGAGATGATCCACGAAGCGGTCGTGCTGGCGCTGCAAGACGCGGGGCTGACTATCGACGACGTGGACTGCGTCGTACACGGCAACATGGAACTGTTTGAAATGGTGCACCAGCCCGACCTGTGGCACGTCATCGGCGACGGCGCCTATGGCAAACCGGGCCTGCGCGTCACGACCGGCGGCACCACCGGCGCGACTCTCGTCTGCGTCGCCGACGCACTGGTCTGCAGCGGGTTGCACGACATCGTCCTGGCCATCGGCTTCGAAAAACTACAGGAAGGCCACACCACCGGCGGCATCACGAACATGGCCGATCCGCTGTGGGGCCGTGAAATCCAGACCGGCGCGCTGACCGGCATGACTGCCGACCAGGTCATCGAGGAATTCGGCGCCGACCGGGCCAAGCACGCGGCGATGAAGCATCGGGTCATCATGGACAAGCACGCGATGAAAAATCCCCACGCCCATCGCCGGCTCAGCCTCGCCGACGAGATGATTCCGGCGATGATCGCCAACACGCCGCCGCTGGTCGGCGAACTGCGCCTCGTCCATATGTGCTCGCAAAGCGACGGCGCCTGCGCGATGATCTTCGCCTCCGAGGCGGCGATCGAGAAACACCACCTGGACAACCCCGCCTGGATGGTGGACCACGTCACCGTGCACCGCGAGGAAACCTTCAACCTGTTCGTGAAAAGCGCGGAACCCACGACGCAGCGTTACGCCGCGCAAAAGCTCTTCGCGCGCAACGGTATCACCGATCCCCGCCGGCAGATCGACGTGTTCGAAATGTACGATCCGTCCAGTTGGTGGGGGCTGGATTGGCTCCGCGAATTTTACCTGCTGGAAGGCGATGAGCACCTCAAGATGATCGAAAACGAGGAAATCGCCCTGGACGGCCCCTATCCGATCAACCCGTCGGGCGGCGTGGTCGCCACCAATCCGATCGGCGCGACCGCGATGCTCCGGGTCGCCGAGGCGGCGCTGCAGGTGCGCGGTCAGGCCGGCGAGCACCAGGTTAAAAAGCCGGTCCGTCGCGCCCTCGCCTCTGGTTTCGGCGGCACCCTGTGGACCGTTCTCGTGCTCCTGTCGAAGGACAAGCCCAATCTCGGGGAGGAACAAGCATGACCGACGTCAAACAAAATCTCATCGTTCTGCGCCAGGTGCTGTCGATCCCGATGCGCTTCGCCACCGGCCCGGTGATGGGGCGCTTTCTGCGGGAGTTGCGCGACAACCAGCGGATCA
This DNA window, taken from Myxococcales bacterium, encodes the following:
- a CDS encoding thiolase family protein; translation: MKRNRNVGIVGIGQSMHSSHREEVNQPEMIHEAVVLALQDAGLTIDDVDCVVHGNMELFEMVHQPDLWHVIGDGAYGKPGLRVTTGGTTGATLVCVADALVCSGLHDIVLAIGFEKLQEGHTTGGITNMADPLWGREIQTGALTGMTADQVIEEFGADRAKHAAMKHRVIMDKHAMKNPHAHRRLSLADEMIPAMIANTPPLVGELRLVHMCSQSDGACAMIFASEAAIEKHHLDNPAWMVDHVTVHREETFNLFVKSAEPTTQRYAAQKLFARNGITDPRRQIDVFEMYDPSSWWGLDWLREFYLLEGDEHLKMIENEEIALDGPYPINPSGGVVATNPIGATAMLRVAEAALQVRGQAGEHQVKKPVRRALASGFGGTLWTVLVLLSKDKPNLGEEQA
- a CDS encoding acyl-CoA dehydrogenase, which translates into the protein MEFSFTPEQLAFREQVLKFATKELAPLAEETDLNAEWSWDAWRRMGEFGMLGLHFPEEFGGSNADVVTACLAGEALAEGGADGGLCLAYGAHSFLCGDTILRYGTPEQKQKFLPGLASGKLVGAMALTEPDAGSDAASIRTRAERQGDLWKLNGTKMFITNGPIADVIVVFAVTNKDAGPMGISAFIVEKGTPGFSVGKVLHKMGVRTSQTSELIFENAQVPAANLLGQEGMGFLIALGTVEWDRSALLAPAVGAALRSLKAATKYADERKQFGKRIAEFQAVQHKLADLRIYCEAARFLVYRVAWKKDQGEPLNHLDASVAKLYVGETGMLAANDAVQIFGGYGLMHEYPVERFFRDSKLGAIGGGTSEIQRMIIARSLPGGK
- a CDS encoding long-chain fatty acid--CoA ligase; amino-acid sequence: MAEPRNLVELFLEVVRRRGDAVALRYKRDGRWLGITWNEWAAEVKRLAWAFVKMGLPPRGVVTIAAKNRHEWVTVDLAVQMAGGILVPIYPTLLAAEAQYITNNCQARIAVVEDAKQLAKVAVGADTLPHLQQIILIDGAADDPRVLSYKAFRRLGDDLDETDLAARYRDIGPGDIVTMVYTSGTTGLPKGAMLTHDNFLFISDAVLHFFEIAPGDVVLSFLPLSHIYARAGEFYPSLRAGIEICFAESIDKLSENLVEVRPTILCTVPRVLEKVYAAIIAKTAVAPAITRKLFTWALAVGRESAPYREKNQPLPAWLSLQHRLAKALVYDKIAARFGGRVRLLAVAGAPMSREIAEYFYALDVLTLEAYGMTECSDPATLNTLRRHRFGTVGLPLPGVEIKIAPDGEILMRSRAVFAGYFNLPEATAETLVDGWLHTGDIGEFDPDGMLRITDRKKDLIVTSGGKNIAPQKIESMLIADPFIAQAVVLGDKLKYLTALIVPAMDALAPVVREQGFALPERAAIATCQPAVDLIRGRIAEINQRLAKFETVKDFRLLDHDLTLESGELTPTLKVKRKVVQQKFASLIAEMYPEIPSD
- a CDS encoding acyl-CoA dehydrogenase, yielding MNFDYTPAMNADLKAFAKFCREQIAPHAMELDQMPAERAQALLRENLQKLAAGGFLGRQYPTAFGGQGQPSVETVALQEELAQACPATFLSASVSVDICGAALLAYGSGAQKDRYLTALAQAQKIGCFALTEPEGGTDLHAVQTRAEPTADGWVINGTKSFITNAPIADFAILLAKIVRDGKEDGTGLFVVDRDTPGFSRGEPLKKMGYRGSPTGELRFADCRVPADALLGEAGKGHDQAMKVLVGSRIGFAAGAIGLARTCFDEATKYAHRRKAFGHKIISFQEVGFKLADMKMLIDTATLLVRRAAWLLDNRDPEADPVGRCAKVFATEAATKISSWAVQVHGGNGYLSEFPVERLYRDARLGEIGEGTNEIQRVMIAKDCLSRWT
- a CDS encoding thiolase family protein — encoded protein: MTRRAAICAVAQTAFERDKWYQRQQNMGWEVVEPLLKATGLDFAENTGINHIVTVSDDLFDGRTISDGAMTDTVGAHYRCEEKVSQDGAQAVYYAMAMVLSGQADVVMIVAHCKESQPGSRNLVTHMAFDPFFTRPVGLDYLTAAGLQAEAYARKTGLTEARLADLVVRARRNAARNPYIKDLPAVTAAEVLASPYLAAPLRELMTYPVSDGAIGMIVASEERARQLTDKPVWLTGVGSCYDSFFLGDRDLTANFSLKKAAARAYGMAGLTDPAKQADLFEVSDRYAYELPLWAEGLGLCGDGEGDRWLAANGPDAANLNLTGGTLAGVPMLLGGLARVAEAARQLRHEAGAAQVKNAKRAVAQGTTGPAGQHHTVVVLES